Proteins from a genomic interval of Quercus robur chromosome 9, dhQueRobu3.1, whole genome shotgun sequence:
- the LOC126699840 gene encoding uncharacterized protein LOC126699840 isoform X1, with the protein MDPGPSDASVLTRQAEHRSTWIWNGPDEGEDMPGVLKCRHRFVDLLRHQQLDPRIIRYIDEAGLSGLYGVPFISLDHALITALVERWRPETHTFHLPHGEMTITLQDMEVMMGLPVEGLPVIGKTNLIWEEECERLLGVKPPAPVPKPNQNKSVLDGTRIKSKWLANRFRAPLPENASEDLVQQYARYYLLELLGGSLFMDTSGGRISLLYLQFLDPISDAKKYSWGSAALAWLYRQLCNATDLKAKHISGALLLVQLWVFSRFPHMVPKMKEPLQGALDQELPLGPHAIRWQGAKCTKNAPTHVLEAYRASFSTTQAHQIVWEPYKEVLSTLPTYCTAGQRVWRSVVPLICFWIVEFHHPERVLRQFGMQQGEPPIVNTSVKLHGITLRAKMDKDWRKEHAVYIQEWDSRDQRVHDAPVFDGVMQYNHSYMKWYRRITRYHISRNSAKWDIIVNTQLRMLSRCQPNSENYKDIMDVLDLVGEMNRVNLDSACTVSSTRTPAARHGGRSGGRGRRRGGRGGRRGGCGFGCGSSHDQEHSDSDEYPPSAADRDSDSDYGLSIDDTGIRPCMIHDDIGPSTTHDAPPSPLPTTLHDDIGPSYTHDASSSPLPLTPNDDTEPSTTHGTPWFPLPSTPMSATLTTNVASTDLAGGSSRIFIPILGLPTPHHHFPTRSAQIHSLPKPQQEVARVEQPHSENVEQLEPPPPKYLKRTRNEESSCGTGEEIALETTTMDDCAASLASLSSASTGDTTDCALACPSNSLPTQLTTTSIAEQNPSSLLVQQQVPTLTWPKNSELDLDWIENLISIFDWSSKNLPPSEFPLVLPVQAFDTLILTASKILHKEPNCITIDPVESSSVVVVGDIHGQLHDLIFLLKHAGFPSQNRFFVFNGDYVDRGAWGLESFVLLLAWKVFMPDNVFLLRGNHESKYCTSNYGFEKEVLTKYGDSGKHVYRKCLGCFEELPLASIIAGCVYTAHGGLFRSIPLVLSKRSKRKKRRRVSFNSEPKSLSLGSLEELSGARRSVLDPPWEGLNLIPGDVLWSDPSMTPGLSLNEERGIGLLWGPDCTEDFLKKFNLKLIIRSHEGPDAREKRTGFGGMDEGYTIDHVVESGKLITVFSAPDYPQFQAGEERYKNKGAYVVLEPPNFDNPKFYSFEAVAPRPQVNPYYDYVDVIDSDEELDLASMVTTSEGHIGLSVTPHLETGIAKI; encoded by the exons ATGGATCCTGGGCCTAGTGATGCAAGTGTTTTGACTAGACAAGCCGAGCATCGGTCCACTTGGATTTGGAATGGCCCTGACGAGGGTGAG GATATGCCGGGCGTATTAAAGTGTCGACACCGCTTTGTTGATTTGCTACGACATCAGCAGCTAGATCCACGGATTATTCGTTACATCGACGAGGCCGGTTTATCTGGGTTATATGGTGTCCCATTTATATCACTTGATCATGCATTGATCACTGCATTGGTTGAGCGCTGGCGTCCAGAGACCCACACTTTCCACCTACCCCATGGTGAGATGACCATTACTTTACAGGATATGGAGGTCATGATGGGGTTACCAGTAGAGGGGTTGCCAGTGATAGGGAAGACTAACTTGATTTGGGAGGAAGAATGTGAACGCTTACTTGGTGTTAAGCCTCCAGCCCCAGTACCAAAGCCTAATCAGAACAAGTCGGTGCTAGATGGGACAAGAATTAAATCAAAATGGCTCGCTAACCGCTTTAGAGCCCCCCTACCTGAGAATGCCAGTGAAGATTTGGTGCAACAATATGCTCGGTATTATTTACTTGAGCTGTTGGGTGGTAGCTTGTTTATGGATACCTCGGGAGGACGGATCTCTCTTTTATATCTTCAGTTCTTGGATCCCATTAGTGATGCCAAGAAATACAGTTGGGGTAGTGCAGCCTTGGCATGGTTGTATAGACAGCTATGCAATGCCACCGACCTGAAGGCGAAGCATATTAGTGGTGCACTACTCTTGGTGCAGTTGTGGGTGTTTTCTAGGTTCCCACACATGGTTCCAAAGATGAAGGAACCACTTCAAGGTGCTCTGGACCAGGAATTGCCGCTAGGTCCTCATGCCATTAG ATGGCAAGGGGCAAAGTGCACAAAAAACGCTCCCACACACGTACTAGAGGCATATCGTGCCTCATTTTCTACAACCCAGGCCCATCAG ATTGTCTGGGAGCCATATAAGGAGGTATTGAGTACCCTGCCCACTTATTGTACTGCAGGCCAACGAGTATGGAGGTCTGTTGTCCCACTGATTTGTTTTTGGATTGTAGAGTTTCATCACCCTGAACGTGTCCTACGTCAGTTCGGCATGCAGCAGGGTGAACCACCTATTGTTAACACTTCAGTTAAGCTTCATGGGATAACCTTGAGGGCGAAGATGGATAAAGACTGGAGGAAAGAACACGCTGTGTATATTCAGGAATGGGATAGTCGTGACCAGCGTGTACATGATGCACCTGTGTTTGATGGGGTTATGCAATATAATCATTCATATATGAAGTGGTATCGCCGTATCACTCGATATCATATCAGTCGCAATAGTGCAAAATGGGACATTATA GTTAACACCCAGCTCCGTATGCTAAGTAGGTGCCAACCAAATTCTGAAAACTATAAGGACATCATGGATGTCCTCGACTTAGTGGGTGAGATGAATCGGGTCAATCTAGATAGTGCTTGCACTGTAAGCTCCACGAGGACACCGGCTGCAAGGCATGGCGGGCGAAGTGGAGGGCGTGGCAGGCGACGTGGAGGGCGTGGCGGGCGACGTGGAGGGTGTGGCTTTGGATGTGGCAGCTCACATGATCAGGAACACTCTGATTCTGATGAATACCCTCCATCTGCAGCGGATAGAGACTCTGATTCTGATTATGGCTTGTCCATTGATGACACTGGGATACGCCCATGCATGATCCATGATGATATTGGGCCATCCACTACTCACGACGCCCCACCGTCCCCCCTACCCACCACTCTCCATGATGATATTGGGCCATCCTATACTCATGATGCCTCTTCGTCCCCCCTACCCCTCACCCCCAATGACGATACTGAGCCATCCACTACTCATGGAACCCCTTGGTTTCCCCTACCCTCCACCCCTATGTCTGCCACACTCACCACTAATGTTGCCTCCACGGACCTGGCTGGTGGTTCCTCAAGGATATTTATACCCATCCTTGGCCTACCCACACCACATCACCATTTTCCTACAAGGTCAGCCCAGATACACTCACTCCCTAAACCCCAGCAAGAGGTTGCAAGGGTTGAGCAGCCACACAGTGAAAATGTTGAGCAGCTAGAGCCTCCACCGCCCAAATATTTGAAACGCACTCGAAATGAAGAGAGTAGCTGTGGAACTGGTGAAG AAATTGCATTGGAAACCACAACCATGGATGATTGTGCAGCTTCTCTAGCTTCTCTTTCTAGTGCTTCCACAGGAGATACCACTGATTGTGCTCTTGCTTGTCCATCCAACTCATTACCCACACAACTAACAACAACATCGATAGCTGAACAAAATCCTAGTTCATTACTAGTACAACAACAAGTACCCACACTAACATGGCCCAAGAACAGTGAGCTTGATCTCGATTGGATTGAGAATCTGATATCAATCTTTGACTGGTCTTCCAAGAATCTACCACCCTCAGAATTCCCACTAGTACTTCCAGTTCAAGCCTTTGATACTCTGATTCTTACCGCATCGAAGATCCTCCACAAGGAGCCTAATTGTATCACAATTGATCCTGTTGAGTCAAGCTCTGTGGTTGTTGTCGGTGACATTCATGGCCAATTGCATGAtctcatatttttattgaaacatGCTGGGTTTCCTTCTCAAAATCGATTCTTTGTATTCAACGGCGATTATGTTGATCGAGGAGCTTGGGGCCTCGAGAGTTTCGTTCTCTTGTTGGCCTGGAAG GTCTTTATGCCAGATAATGTATTTCTTCTCCGTGGAAATCATGAGTCCAAGTATTGCACTTCCAATTATGGCTTTGAGAAGGAGGTGCTGACAAAGTATGGAGATAGTGGTAAGCATGTGTATCGGAAATGTTTGGGATGCTTCGAAGAGCTTCCTTTGGCCTCTATTATAGCCGGGTGTGTATATACCGCTCATGGAGGGCTTTTCCGCAGCATACCTTTGGTCCTATCAAAGAGATCAAAACGGAAGAAGAGGCGTAGAGTAAGTTTCAACTCCGAGCCCAAGTCATTATCTCTTGGTTCTTTGGAGGAATTATCTGGAGCTCGAAGGTCGGTTCTTGATCCTCCATGGGAAGGCTTAAATCTGATTCCTGGTGATGTGCTATGGTCAGACCCATCAATGACTCCTGGTCTTTCTCTGAATGAAGAGCGAGGCATTGGACTATTGTGGGGTCCCGACTGCACTGAAGACTTCCTCAAAAAGTTCAATCTAAAG TTAATCATCAGATCACATGAAGGCCCTGATGCGAGGGAAAAGAGGACTGGTTTTGGAGGAATGGATGAAGGATATACCATTGATCATGTTGTGGAGTCAGGGAAGCTGATCACTGTGTTTAGTGCTCCAGACTACCCCCAGTTTCAG GCAGGAGAGGAGAGATACAAAAATAAAGGGGCGTATGTTGTTCTGGAACCCCCTAATTTTGataatccaaaattttacaGCTTTGAAGCAGTTGCTCCAAGACCACAG GTGAATCCCTATTATGACTATGTAGATGTGATTGACTCTGATGAAGAATTGGACCTGGCATCAATGGTAACTACTTCTGAAG GCCACATCGGCTTATCAGTAACTCCACATCTCGAGACAGGGATAGCCAAAATTTGA
- the LOC126699840 gene encoding uncharacterized protein LOC126699840 isoform X2, with protein MDPGPSDASVLTRQAEHRSTWIWNGPDEGEDMPGVLKCRHRFVDLLRHQQLDPRIIRYIDEAGLSGLYGVPFISLDHALITALVERWRPETHTFHLPHGEMTITLQDMEVMMGLPVEGLPVIGKTNLIWEEECERLLGVKPPAPVPKPNQNKSVLDGTRIKSKWLANRFRAPLPENASEDLVQQYARYYLLELLGGSLFMDTSGGRISLLYLQFLDPISDAKKYSWGSAALAWLYRQLCNATDLKAKHISGALLLVQLWVFSRFPHMVPKMKEPLQGALDQELPLGPHAIRWQGAKCTKNAPTHVLEAYRASFSTTQAHQIVWEPYKEVLSTLPTYCTAGQRVWRSVVPLICFWIVEFHHPERVLRQFGMQQGEPPIVNTSVKLHGITLRAKMDKDWRKEHAVYIQEWDSRDQRVHDAPVFDGVMQYNHSYMKWYRRITRYHISRNSAKWDIIVNTQLRMLSRCQPNSENYKDIMDVLDLVGEMNRVNLDSACTVSSTRTPAARHGGRSGGRGRRRGGRGGRRGGCGFGCGSSHDQEHSDSDEYPPSAADRDSDSDYGLSIDDTGIRPCMIHDDIGPSTTHDAPPSPLPTTLHDDIGPSYTHDASSSPLPLTPNDDTEPSTTHGTPWFPLPSTPMSATLTTNVASTDLAGGSSRIFIPILGLPTPHHHFPTRSAQIHSLPKPQQEVARVEQPHSENVEQLEPPPPKYLKRTRNEESSCGTGEEIALETTTMDDCAASLASLSSASTGDTTDCALACPSNSLPTQLTTTSIAEQNPSSLLVQQQVPTLTWPKNSELDLDWIENLISIFDWSSKNLPPSEFPLVLPVQAFDTLILTASKILHKEPNCITIDPVESSSVVVVGDIHGQLHDLIFLLKHAGFPSQNRFFVFNGDYVDRGAWGLESFVLLLAWKVFMPDNVFLLRGNHESKYCTSNYGFEKEVLTKYGDSGKHVYRKCLGCFEELPLASIIAGCVYTAHGGLFRSIPLVLSKRSKRKKRRRVSFNSEPKSLSLGSLEELSGARRSVLDPPWEGLNLIPGDVLWSDPSMTPGLSLNEERGIGLLWGPDCTEDFLKKFNLKLIIRSHEGPDAREKRTGFGGMDEGYTIDHVVESGKLITVFSAPDYPQFQAGEERYKNKGAYVVLEPPNFDNPKFYSFEAVAPRPQVNPYYDYVDVIDSDEELDLASMATSAYQ; from the exons ATGGATCCTGGGCCTAGTGATGCAAGTGTTTTGACTAGACAAGCCGAGCATCGGTCCACTTGGATTTGGAATGGCCCTGACGAGGGTGAG GATATGCCGGGCGTATTAAAGTGTCGACACCGCTTTGTTGATTTGCTACGACATCAGCAGCTAGATCCACGGATTATTCGTTACATCGACGAGGCCGGTTTATCTGGGTTATATGGTGTCCCATTTATATCACTTGATCATGCATTGATCACTGCATTGGTTGAGCGCTGGCGTCCAGAGACCCACACTTTCCACCTACCCCATGGTGAGATGACCATTACTTTACAGGATATGGAGGTCATGATGGGGTTACCAGTAGAGGGGTTGCCAGTGATAGGGAAGACTAACTTGATTTGGGAGGAAGAATGTGAACGCTTACTTGGTGTTAAGCCTCCAGCCCCAGTACCAAAGCCTAATCAGAACAAGTCGGTGCTAGATGGGACAAGAATTAAATCAAAATGGCTCGCTAACCGCTTTAGAGCCCCCCTACCTGAGAATGCCAGTGAAGATTTGGTGCAACAATATGCTCGGTATTATTTACTTGAGCTGTTGGGTGGTAGCTTGTTTATGGATACCTCGGGAGGACGGATCTCTCTTTTATATCTTCAGTTCTTGGATCCCATTAGTGATGCCAAGAAATACAGTTGGGGTAGTGCAGCCTTGGCATGGTTGTATAGACAGCTATGCAATGCCACCGACCTGAAGGCGAAGCATATTAGTGGTGCACTACTCTTGGTGCAGTTGTGGGTGTTTTCTAGGTTCCCACACATGGTTCCAAAGATGAAGGAACCACTTCAAGGTGCTCTGGACCAGGAATTGCCGCTAGGTCCTCATGCCATTAG ATGGCAAGGGGCAAAGTGCACAAAAAACGCTCCCACACACGTACTAGAGGCATATCGTGCCTCATTTTCTACAACCCAGGCCCATCAG ATTGTCTGGGAGCCATATAAGGAGGTATTGAGTACCCTGCCCACTTATTGTACTGCAGGCCAACGAGTATGGAGGTCTGTTGTCCCACTGATTTGTTTTTGGATTGTAGAGTTTCATCACCCTGAACGTGTCCTACGTCAGTTCGGCATGCAGCAGGGTGAACCACCTATTGTTAACACTTCAGTTAAGCTTCATGGGATAACCTTGAGGGCGAAGATGGATAAAGACTGGAGGAAAGAACACGCTGTGTATATTCAGGAATGGGATAGTCGTGACCAGCGTGTACATGATGCACCTGTGTTTGATGGGGTTATGCAATATAATCATTCATATATGAAGTGGTATCGCCGTATCACTCGATATCATATCAGTCGCAATAGTGCAAAATGGGACATTATA GTTAACACCCAGCTCCGTATGCTAAGTAGGTGCCAACCAAATTCTGAAAACTATAAGGACATCATGGATGTCCTCGACTTAGTGGGTGAGATGAATCGGGTCAATCTAGATAGTGCTTGCACTGTAAGCTCCACGAGGACACCGGCTGCAAGGCATGGCGGGCGAAGTGGAGGGCGTGGCAGGCGACGTGGAGGGCGTGGCGGGCGACGTGGAGGGTGTGGCTTTGGATGTGGCAGCTCACATGATCAGGAACACTCTGATTCTGATGAATACCCTCCATCTGCAGCGGATAGAGACTCTGATTCTGATTATGGCTTGTCCATTGATGACACTGGGATACGCCCATGCATGATCCATGATGATATTGGGCCATCCACTACTCACGACGCCCCACCGTCCCCCCTACCCACCACTCTCCATGATGATATTGGGCCATCCTATACTCATGATGCCTCTTCGTCCCCCCTACCCCTCACCCCCAATGACGATACTGAGCCATCCACTACTCATGGAACCCCTTGGTTTCCCCTACCCTCCACCCCTATGTCTGCCACACTCACCACTAATGTTGCCTCCACGGACCTGGCTGGTGGTTCCTCAAGGATATTTATACCCATCCTTGGCCTACCCACACCACATCACCATTTTCCTACAAGGTCAGCCCAGATACACTCACTCCCTAAACCCCAGCAAGAGGTTGCAAGGGTTGAGCAGCCACACAGTGAAAATGTTGAGCAGCTAGAGCCTCCACCGCCCAAATATTTGAAACGCACTCGAAATGAAGAGAGTAGCTGTGGAACTGGTGAAG AAATTGCATTGGAAACCACAACCATGGATGATTGTGCAGCTTCTCTAGCTTCTCTTTCTAGTGCTTCCACAGGAGATACCACTGATTGTGCTCTTGCTTGTCCATCCAACTCATTACCCACACAACTAACAACAACATCGATAGCTGAACAAAATCCTAGTTCATTACTAGTACAACAACAAGTACCCACACTAACATGGCCCAAGAACAGTGAGCTTGATCTCGATTGGATTGAGAATCTGATATCAATCTTTGACTGGTCTTCCAAGAATCTACCACCCTCAGAATTCCCACTAGTACTTCCAGTTCAAGCCTTTGATACTCTGATTCTTACCGCATCGAAGATCCTCCACAAGGAGCCTAATTGTATCACAATTGATCCTGTTGAGTCAAGCTCTGTGGTTGTTGTCGGTGACATTCATGGCCAATTGCATGAtctcatatttttattgaaacatGCTGGGTTTCCTTCTCAAAATCGATTCTTTGTATTCAACGGCGATTATGTTGATCGAGGAGCTTGGGGCCTCGAGAGTTTCGTTCTCTTGTTGGCCTGGAAG GTCTTTATGCCAGATAATGTATTTCTTCTCCGTGGAAATCATGAGTCCAAGTATTGCACTTCCAATTATGGCTTTGAGAAGGAGGTGCTGACAAAGTATGGAGATAGTGGTAAGCATGTGTATCGGAAATGTTTGGGATGCTTCGAAGAGCTTCCTTTGGCCTCTATTATAGCCGGGTGTGTATATACCGCTCATGGAGGGCTTTTCCGCAGCATACCTTTGGTCCTATCAAAGAGATCAAAACGGAAGAAGAGGCGTAGAGTAAGTTTCAACTCCGAGCCCAAGTCATTATCTCTTGGTTCTTTGGAGGAATTATCTGGAGCTCGAAGGTCGGTTCTTGATCCTCCATGGGAAGGCTTAAATCTGATTCCTGGTGATGTGCTATGGTCAGACCCATCAATGACTCCTGGTCTTTCTCTGAATGAAGAGCGAGGCATTGGACTATTGTGGGGTCCCGACTGCACTGAAGACTTCCTCAAAAAGTTCAATCTAAAG TTAATCATCAGATCACATGAAGGCCCTGATGCGAGGGAAAAGAGGACTGGTTTTGGAGGAATGGATGAAGGATATACCATTGATCATGTTGTGGAGTCAGGGAAGCTGATCACTGTGTTTAGTGCTCCAGACTACCCCCAGTTTCAG GCAGGAGAGGAGAGATACAAAAATAAAGGGGCGTATGTTGTTCTGGAACCCCCTAATTTTGataatccaaaattttacaGCTTTGAAGCAGTTGCTCCAAGACCACAG GTGAATCCCTATTATGACTATGTAGATGTGATTGACTCTGATGAAGAATTGGACCTGGCATCAATG GCCACATCGGCTTATCAGTAA